A region from the Macaca mulatta isolate MMU2019108-1 chromosome 13, T2T-MMU8v2.0, whole genome shotgun sequence genome encodes:
- the GPAT2 gene encoding glycerol-3-phosphate acyltransferase 2, mitochondrial isoform X3, which yields MATMLEGRRQTQPRSSPSGRETSLWSSGFGMKLEAITPFLGKYRPFVGRCCQTCTPKSWESLFHRSITDLGFCSVILVKEENTRFRGWLVRRLCYFLWSLEQHIPPCQDAPQKIEESTGVQNLLSGRVPGGAGEGQAPDLVKKEVQRILGHIQASPRPFLVRLFSWALLRFLNCLFLNVQLHKGQMKMVQKAAQAGSPLVLLSTHKTLLDGILLPFMLLSQGLGVLRVAWDSRACSPALRVLLRKLGGLFLPPEANLSLDSSEGLLARAVVQAVIEQLLVSGQPLLIFLEEPPESPGPRLSALGQAWLGFVVQAVQVGIVPDALLVPVAVTYDLVPDALCDIYHASAPLGLWTGALAVLRSLWSHWGCSRRICSRVHLAQPFSLQEYIVSARSCWGGRQTLEQLLQPIVLGQCTAVPDTEKEQEWTPITGPLLALKEEDQLLVRRLSCHVLSASVGSAAVMSTAIMATLLLFKHQKGVFLSQLLGEFSWLTEEILLRGFDVGFSGQLRSLLKHSLSLLRAHVALLHIRQGDLLVVPRPGPGLTQLARLSAELLPVFLSEAVGACAVRGLLAGRVPPQGPWELQGILLLSQNELYRQILLLMHLLPQDLLLLKPCQSSYCYCQEVLDRLIQCGLLVAEETPGSRSACDTGRQRLSRKLLWKPSGDFTDSDSDDFEEAEGRYFRLSQQSHCPDFFLFLCRLLSPLLKAFAQAAAFLHQGQLPDTESGYTEQLFQFLQATAQEEGIFECADPKLAISAIWTFRDLGVLQQMPSPAGPRLHLSPTFASRENQQRLEQFIRQFICS from the exons ATGGCCACCATGTTGGAAGGCAGACGCCAGACTCAGCCAAGGAGTAGCCCCAGTGGCCGAGAG ACTAGCCTGTGGTCCTCAGGCTTtgggatgaagctggaggctatCACCCCATTCCTGGGGAAGTATCGCCCCTTTGTGGGTCGCTGTTGCCAGACCTGCACCCCCAAGAGCTGG GAGTCCCTCTTCCACAGAAGCATAACGGACCTAGGCTTCTGCAGTGTGATCCTGGTGAAGGAGGAGAACACCAG GTTTCGGGGCTGGCTGGTTCGGAGGCTCTGCTATTTCCTGTGGTCCCTGGAGCAGCACATCCCCCCCTGCCAGGATGCCCCACAGAAGATCGAGGAAAGCACCGG GGTGCAGAACCTCCTCTCAGGAAGGGTCCCAGGAGGCGCTGGCGAAGGCCaggctcctgaccttgtgaagaAAGAGGTACAGCGCATCCTGGGTCACATCCAGGCCTCACCCCGTCCCTTCCTGGTCAG GCTGTTCAGCTGGGCGCTGCTGCGGTTCCTGAACTGCCTCTTCCTGAATGTGCAGCTCCACAAGGGTCAGATGAAGATGGTCCAGAAGGCCGCCCAGGCA GGCTCGCCACTTGTCCTCCTCTCTACTCACAAAACCCTCCTGGACGGGATCCTGCTACCCTTTATGCTGCTCTCCCAGGGCCTGGGTGTGCTCCGTGTGGCCTGGGACTCCCGCGCCTGCTCCCCTGCCCTCAG AGTTCTCCTGAGGAAGCTTGGGGGGCTTTTCCTGCCCCCAGAGGCCAACCTCTCCCTGGACAGCTCTGAGGGGCTCCTTGCAAGGGCTGTGGTCCAGGCG GTCATAGAGCAGCTGCTGGTTAGTGGACAGCCCCTGCTCATCTTCCTGGAGGAACCTCCTGAGTCCCCGGGGCCACGGCTGTCAGCCCTGGGCCAGGCTTGGCTGGGGTTTGTGGTGCAGGCAGTCCAGGTGGGCATCGTCCCAGATGCTCTGCTGGTACCAGTGGCCGTCACCTATGACCTGGTTCCAGATGCACTGTGTGACATATACCAT GCCTCGGCCCCCCTGGGGCTGTGGACAGGAGCTCTGGCTGTGCTACGTAGCCTGTGGAGCCACTGGGGCTGCAGCCGCCGGATCTGCTCCAGGGTGCACCTAGCTCAGCCCTTCTCCCTGCAG GAATACATCGTCAGTGCCAGAAGCTGCTGGGGCGGCCGGCAGACCCTGGAGCAGCTACTGCAGCCCATCGTGCTGGGCCAATG TACTGCCGTCCCAGACACTGAGAAGGAGCAGGAGTGGACTCCCATAACTGGGCCTCTCCTGGCCCTCAAGGAAGAGGACCAGCTCCTGGTCAGGAGACTGAGCTGTCATGTCCTGAGTG CCAGTGTGGGGAGTGCTGCGGTGATGAGCACGGCCATCATGGCGACACTGCTGCTCTTCAAGCACCAGAAG GGCGTGTTCCTGTCACAGCTCCTGGGGGAGTTCTCCTGGCTGACGGAGGAGATACTGTTGCGTGGCTTTGATGTAGGCTTCTCTGGGCAGCTGCGGAGCCTGCTGAAGCACTCTCTGAGCCTGCTGCGGGCGCACGTGGCCCTGCTGCACATCCGCCAGGGCGACTTGCTGGTGGTGCCGCGGCCTGGCCCAGGCCTCACGCAGCTGGCACGGCTGAGTGCTGAGCTGCTGCCCGTCTTCCTGAGCGAGGCTGTGGGCG CCTGTGCAGTACGGGGGCTGCTGGCAGGCAGAGTGCCGCCCCAGGGGCCCTGGGAGCTGCAGGGCATATTACTGCTGAGCCAGAATGAGCTGTACCGCCAGATCCTGCTGCTGATGCACCTGCTGCCGCAAGACCTGCTGCTGCTAAAG CCCTGCCAGTCTTCCTACTGCTACTGTCAGGAGGTGCTGGACCGGCTCATCCAGTGCGGGCTCCTGGTCGCTGAGGAG ACCCCAGGCTCCCGGTCAGCTTGTGACACAGGGCGACAGCGACTGAGCAGGAAGCTGCTGTGGAAACCAAGTGGGGACTTTACTGATAGTGACAGTGATGATTTTGAAGAGGCTGAGGGCCGGTACTTCAGG CTCAGCCAGCAGTCACACTGCCCagacttctttctcttcctctgccgCCTGCTCAGCCCACTGCTCaaggcctttgcacaggctgcCGCCTTCCTCCACCAGGGCCAGCTGCCCGATACTG AGTCGGGCTACACAGAACAGCTGTTCCAGTTCCTCCAGGCCACCGCCCAGGAAGAAGGGATCTTTG aGTGTGCGGACCCAAAGCTCGCCATCAGTGCTATCTGGACCTTCAGAGACCTAGGG GTTCTGCAGCAGATGCCGAGCCCTGCAGGCCCCAGGCTCCACCTGTCCCCTACTTTTGCCAGCCGGGAGAATCAGCAAAGACTAGAACAGTTTATCCGGCAGTTCATTTGTAGCTAG
- the GPAT2 gene encoding glycerol-3-phosphate acyltransferase 2, mitochondrial isoform X7 produces the protein MATMLEGRRQTQPRSSPSGRETSLWSSGFGMKLEAITPFLGKYRPFVGRCCQTCTPKSWESLFHRSITDLGFCSVILVKEENTRFRGWLVRRLCYFLWSLEQHIPPCQDAPQKIEESTGVQNLLSGRVPGGAGEGQAPDLVKKEVQRILGHIQASPRPFLVRLFSWALLRFLNCLFLNVQLHKGQMKMVQKAAQAGSPLVLLSTHKTLLDGILLPFMLLSQGLGVLRVAWDSRACSPALRVLLRKLGGLFLPPEANLSLDSSEGLLARAVVQAVIEQLLVSGQPLLIFLEEPPESPGPRLSALGQAWLGFVVQAVQVGIVPDALLVPVAVTYDLVPDALCDIYHASAPLGLWTGALAVLRSLWSHWGCSRRICSRVHLAQPFSLQEYIVSARSCWGGRQTLEQLLQPIVLGQCTAVPDTEKEQEWTPITGPLLALKEEDQLLVRRLSCHVLSASVGSAAVMSTAIMATLLLFKHQKGVFLSQLLGEFSWLTEEILLRGFDVGFSGQLRSLLKHSLSLLRAHVALLHIRQGDLLVVPRPGPGLTQLARLSAELLPVFLSEAVGACAVRGLLAGRVPPQGPWELQGILLLSQNELYRQILLLMHLLPQDLLLLKPCQSSYCYCQEVLDRLIQCGLLVAEESRATQNSCSSSSRPPPRKKGSLSVRTQSSPSVLSGPSET, from the exons ATGGCCACCATGTTGGAAGGCAGACGCCAGACTCAGCCAAGGAGTAGCCCCAGTGGCCGAGAG ACTAGCCTGTGGTCCTCAGGCTTtgggatgaagctggaggctatCACCCCATTCCTGGGGAAGTATCGCCCCTTTGTGGGTCGCTGTTGCCAGACCTGCACCCCCAAGAGCTGG GAGTCCCTCTTCCACAGAAGCATAACGGACCTAGGCTTCTGCAGTGTGATCCTGGTGAAGGAGGAGAACACCAG GTTTCGGGGCTGGCTGGTTCGGAGGCTCTGCTATTTCCTGTGGTCCCTGGAGCAGCACATCCCCCCCTGCCAGGATGCCCCACAGAAGATCGAGGAAAGCACCGG GGTGCAGAACCTCCTCTCAGGAAGGGTCCCAGGAGGCGCTGGCGAAGGCCaggctcctgaccttgtgaagaAAGAGGTACAGCGCATCCTGGGTCACATCCAGGCCTCACCCCGTCCCTTCCTGGTCAG GCTGTTCAGCTGGGCGCTGCTGCGGTTCCTGAACTGCCTCTTCCTGAATGTGCAGCTCCACAAGGGTCAGATGAAGATGGTCCAGAAGGCCGCCCAGGCA GGCTCGCCACTTGTCCTCCTCTCTACTCACAAAACCCTCCTGGACGGGATCCTGCTACCCTTTATGCTGCTCTCCCAGGGCCTGGGTGTGCTCCGTGTGGCCTGGGACTCCCGCGCCTGCTCCCCTGCCCTCAG AGTTCTCCTGAGGAAGCTTGGGGGGCTTTTCCTGCCCCCAGAGGCCAACCTCTCCCTGGACAGCTCTGAGGGGCTCCTTGCAAGGGCTGTGGTCCAGGCG GTCATAGAGCAGCTGCTGGTTAGTGGACAGCCCCTGCTCATCTTCCTGGAGGAACCTCCTGAGTCCCCGGGGCCACGGCTGTCAGCCCTGGGCCAGGCTTGGCTGGGGTTTGTGGTGCAGGCAGTCCAGGTGGGCATCGTCCCAGATGCTCTGCTGGTACCAGTGGCCGTCACCTATGACCTGGTTCCAGATGCACTGTGTGACATATACCAT GCCTCGGCCCCCCTGGGGCTGTGGACAGGAGCTCTGGCTGTGCTACGTAGCCTGTGGAGCCACTGGGGCTGCAGCCGCCGGATCTGCTCCAGGGTGCACCTAGCTCAGCCCTTCTCCCTGCAG GAATACATCGTCAGTGCCAGAAGCTGCTGGGGCGGCCGGCAGACCCTGGAGCAGCTACTGCAGCCCATCGTGCTGGGCCAATG TACTGCCGTCCCAGACACTGAGAAGGAGCAGGAGTGGACTCCCATAACTGGGCCTCTCCTGGCCCTCAAGGAAGAGGACCAGCTCCTGGTCAGGAGACTGAGCTGTCATGTCCTGAGTG CCAGTGTGGGGAGTGCTGCGGTGATGAGCACGGCCATCATGGCGACACTGCTGCTCTTCAAGCACCAGAAG GGCGTGTTCCTGTCACAGCTCCTGGGGGAGTTCTCCTGGCTGACGGAGGAGATACTGTTGCGTGGCTTTGATGTAGGCTTCTCTGGGCAGCTGCGGAGCCTGCTGAAGCACTCTCTGAGCCTGCTGCGGGCGCACGTGGCCCTGCTGCACATCCGCCAGGGCGACTTGCTGGTGGTGCCGCGGCCTGGCCCAGGCCTCACGCAGCTGGCACGGCTGAGTGCTGAGCTGCTGCCCGTCTTCCTGAGCGAGGCTGTGGGCG CCTGTGCAGTACGGGGGCTGCTGGCAGGCAGAGTGCCGCCCCAGGGGCCCTGGGAGCTGCAGGGCATATTACTGCTGAGCCAGAATGAGCTGTACCGCCAGATCCTGCTGCTGATGCACCTGCTGCCGCAAGACCTGCTGCTGCTAAAG CCCTGCCAGTCTTCCTACTGCTACTGTCAGGAGGTGCTGGACCGGCTCATCCAGTGCGGGCTCCTGGTCGCTGAGGAG AGTCGGGCTACACAGAACAGCTGTTCCAGTTCCTCCAGGCCACCGCCCAGGAAGAAGGGATCTTTG aGTGTGCGGACCCAAAGCTCGCCATCAGTGCTATCTGGACCTTCAGAGACCTAG
- the GPAT2 gene encoding glycerol-3-phosphate acyltransferase 2, mitochondrial isoform X5: MATMLEGRRQTQPRSSPSGRETSLWSSGFGMKLEAITPFLGKYRPFVGRCCQTCTPKSWESLFHRSITDLGFCSVILVKEENTRFRGWLVRRLCYFLWSLEQHIPPCQDAPQKIEESTGVQNLLSGRVPGGAGEGQAPDLVKKEVQRILGHIQASPRPFLVRLFSWALLRFLNCLFLNVQLHKGQMKMVQKAAQAGLGVLRVAWDSRACSPALRVLLRKLGGLFLPPEANLSLDSSEGLLARAVVQAVIEQLLVSGQPLLIFLEEPPESPGPRLSALGQAWLGFVVQAVQVGIVPDALLVPVAVTYDLVPDALCDIYHASAPLGLWTGALAVLRSLWSHWGCSRRICSRVHLAQPFSLQEYIVSARSCWGGRQTLEQLLQPIVLGQCTAVPDTEKEQEWTPITGPLLALKEEDQLLVRRLSCHVLSASVGSAAVMSTAIMATLLLFKHQKGVFLSQLLGEFSWLTEEILLRGFDVGFSGQLRSLLKHSLSLLRAHVALLHIRQGDLLVVPRPGPGLTQLARLSAELLPVFLSEAVGACAVRGLLAGRVPPQGPWELQGILLLSQNELYRQILLLMHLLPQDLLLLKPCQSSYCYCQEVLDRLIQCGLLVAEETPGSRSACDTGRQRLSRKLLWKPSGDFTDSDSDDFEEAEGRYFRLSQQSHCPDFFLFLCRLLSPLLKAFAQAAAFLHQGQLPDTESGYTEQLFQFLQATAQEEGIFECADPKLAISAIWTFRDLGVLQQMPSPAGPRLHLSPTFASRENQQRLEQFIRQFICS, translated from the exons ATGGCCACCATGTTGGAAGGCAGACGCCAGACTCAGCCAAGGAGTAGCCCCAGTGGCCGAGAG ACTAGCCTGTGGTCCTCAGGCTTtgggatgaagctggaggctatCACCCCATTCCTGGGGAAGTATCGCCCCTTTGTGGGTCGCTGTTGCCAGACCTGCACCCCCAAGAGCTGG GAGTCCCTCTTCCACAGAAGCATAACGGACCTAGGCTTCTGCAGTGTGATCCTGGTGAAGGAGGAGAACACCAG GTTTCGGGGCTGGCTGGTTCGGAGGCTCTGCTATTTCCTGTGGTCCCTGGAGCAGCACATCCCCCCCTGCCAGGATGCCCCACAGAAGATCGAGGAAAGCACCGG GGTGCAGAACCTCCTCTCAGGAAGGGTCCCAGGAGGCGCTGGCGAAGGCCaggctcctgaccttgtgaagaAAGAGGTACAGCGCATCCTGGGTCACATCCAGGCCTCACCCCGTCCCTTCCTGGTCAG GCTGTTCAGCTGGGCGCTGCTGCGGTTCCTGAACTGCCTCTTCCTGAATGTGCAGCTCCACAAGGGTCAGATGAAGATGGTCCAGAAGGCCGCCCAGGCA GGCCTGGGTGTGCTCCGTGTGGCCTGGGACTCCCGCGCCTGCTCCCCTGCCCTCAG AGTTCTCCTGAGGAAGCTTGGGGGGCTTTTCCTGCCCCCAGAGGCCAACCTCTCCCTGGACAGCTCTGAGGGGCTCCTTGCAAGGGCTGTGGTCCAGGCG GTCATAGAGCAGCTGCTGGTTAGTGGACAGCCCCTGCTCATCTTCCTGGAGGAACCTCCTGAGTCCCCGGGGCCACGGCTGTCAGCCCTGGGCCAGGCTTGGCTGGGGTTTGTGGTGCAGGCAGTCCAGGTGGGCATCGTCCCAGATGCTCTGCTGGTACCAGTGGCCGTCACCTATGACCTGGTTCCAGATGCACTGTGTGACATATACCAT GCCTCGGCCCCCCTGGGGCTGTGGACAGGAGCTCTGGCTGTGCTACGTAGCCTGTGGAGCCACTGGGGCTGCAGCCGCCGGATCTGCTCCAGGGTGCACCTAGCTCAGCCCTTCTCCCTGCAG GAATACATCGTCAGTGCCAGAAGCTGCTGGGGCGGCCGGCAGACCCTGGAGCAGCTACTGCAGCCCATCGTGCTGGGCCAATG TACTGCCGTCCCAGACACTGAGAAGGAGCAGGAGTGGACTCCCATAACTGGGCCTCTCCTGGCCCTCAAGGAAGAGGACCAGCTCCTGGTCAGGAGACTGAGCTGTCATGTCCTGAGTG CCAGTGTGGGGAGTGCTGCGGTGATGAGCACGGCCATCATGGCGACACTGCTGCTCTTCAAGCACCAGAAG GGCGTGTTCCTGTCACAGCTCCTGGGGGAGTTCTCCTGGCTGACGGAGGAGATACTGTTGCGTGGCTTTGATGTAGGCTTCTCTGGGCAGCTGCGGAGCCTGCTGAAGCACTCTCTGAGCCTGCTGCGGGCGCACGTGGCCCTGCTGCACATCCGCCAGGGCGACTTGCTGGTGGTGCCGCGGCCTGGCCCAGGCCTCACGCAGCTGGCACGGCTGAGTGCTGAGCTGCTGCCCGTCTTCCTGAGCGAGGCTGTGGGCG CCTGTGCAGTACGGGGGCTGCTGGCAGGCAGAGTGCCGCCCCAGGGGCCCTGGGAGCTGCAGGGCATATTACTGCTGAGCCAGAATGAGCTGTACCGCCAGATCCTGCTGCTGATGCACCTGCTGCCGCAAGACCTGCTGCTGCTAAAG CCCTGCCAGTCTTCCTACTGCTACTGTCAGGAGGTGCTGGACCGGCTCATCCAGTGCGGGCTCCTGGTCGCTGAGGAG ACCCCAGGCTCCCGGTCAGCTTGTGACACAGGGCGACAGCGACTGAGCAGGAAGCTGCTGTGGAAACCAAGTGGGGACTTTACTGATAGTGACAGTGATGATTTTGAAGAGGCTGAGGGCCGGTACTTCAGG CTCAGCCAGCAGTCACACTGCCCagacttctttctcttcctctgccgCCTGCTCAGCCCACTGCTCaaggcctttgcacaggctgcCGCCTTCCTCCACCAGGGCCAGCTGCCCGATACTG AGTCGGGCTACACAGAACAGCTGTTCCAGTTCCTCCAGGCCACCGCCCAGGAAGAAGGGATCTTTG aGTGTGCGGACCCAAAGCTCGCCATCAGTGCTATCTGGACCTTCAGAGACCTAGGG GTTCTGCAGCAGATGCCGAGCCCTGCAGGCCCCAGGCTCCACCTGTCCCCTACTTTTGCCAGCCGGGAGAATCAGCAAAGACTAGAACAGTTTATCCGGCAGTTCATTTGTAGCTAG
- the GPAT2 gene encoding glycerol-3-phosphate acyltransferase 2, mitochondrial isoform X2, translated as MATMLEGRRQTQPRSSPSGRETSLWSSGFGMKLEAITPFLGKYRPFVGRCCQTCTPKSWESLFHRSITDLGFCSVILVKEENTRFRGWLVRRLCYFLWSLEQHIPPCQDAPQKIEESTGVQNLLSGRVPGGAGEGQAPDLVKKEVQRILGHIQASPRPFLVRLFSWALLRFLNCLFLNVQLHKGQMKMVQKAAQAGSPLVLLSTHKTLLDGILLPFMLLSQGLGVLRVAWDSRACSPALRVLLRKLGGLFLPPEANLSLDSSEGLLARAVVQAVIEQLLVSGQPLLIFLEEPPESPGPRLSALGQAWLGFVVQAVQVGIVPDALLVPVAVTYDLVPDALCDIYHASAPLGLWTGALAVLRSLWSHWGCSRRICSRVHLAQPFSLQEYIVSARSCWGGRQTLEQLLQPIVLGQCTAVPDTEKEQEWTPITGPLLALKEEDQLLVRRLSCHVLSASVGSAAVMSTAIMATLLLFKHQKGVFLSQLLGEFSWLTEEILLRGFDVGFSGQLRSLLKHSLSLLRAHVALLHIRQGDLLVVPRPGPGLTQLARLSAELLPVFLSEAVGACAVRGLLAGRVPPQGPWELQGILLLSQNELYRQILLLMHLLPQDLLLLKPCQSSYCYCQEVLDRLIQCGLLVAEETPGSRSACDTGRQRLSRKLLWKPSGDFTDSDSDDFEEAEGRYFRLSQQSHCPDFFLFLCRLLSPLLKAFAQAAAFLHQGQLPDTESGYTEQLFQFLQATAQEEGIFECADPKLAISAIWTFRDLGGWRDGVSLRPWDLLGVFQQHTWFCSRCRALQAPGSTCPLLLPAGRISKD; from the exons ATGGCCACCATGTTGGAAGGCAGACGCCAGACTCAGCCAAGGAGTAGCCCCAGTGGCCGAGAG ACTAGCCTGTGGTCCTCAGGCTTtgggatgaagctggaggctatCACCCCATTCCTGGGGAAGTATCGCCCCTTTGTGGGTCGCTGTTGCCAGACCTGCACCCCCAAGAGCTGG GAGTCCCTCTTCCACAGAAGCATAACGGACCTAGGCTTCTGCAGTGTGATCCTGGTGAAGGAGGAGAACACCAG GTTTCGGGGCTGGCTGGTTCGGAGGCTCTGCTATTTCCTGTGGTCCCTGGAGCAGCACATCCCCCCCTGCCAGGATGCCCCACAGAAGATCGAGGAAAGCACCGG GGTGCAGAACCTCCTCTCAGGAAGGGTCCCAGGAGGCGCTGGCGAAGGCCaggctcctgaccttgtgaagaAAGAGGTACAGCGCATCCTGGGTCACATCCAGGCCTCACCCCGTCCCTTCCTGGTCAG GCTGTTCAGCTGGGCGCTGCTGCGGTTCCTGAACTGCCTCTTCCTGAATGTGCAGCTCCACAAGGGTCAGATGAAGATGGTCCAGAAGGCCGCCCAGGCA GGCTCGCCACTTGTCCTCCTCTCTACTCACAAAACCCTCCTGGACGGGATCCTGCTACCCTTTATGCTGCTCTCCCAGGGCCTGGGTGTGCTCCGTGTGGCCTGGGACTCCCGCGCCTGCTCCCCTGCCCTCAG AGTTCTCCTGAGGAAGCTTGGGGGGCTTTTCCTGCCCCCAGAGGCCAACCTCTCCCTGGACAGCTCTGAGGGGCTCCTTGCAAGGGCTGTGGTCCAGGCG GTCATAGAGCAGCTGCTGGTTAGTGGACAGCCCCTGCTCATCTTCCTGGAGGAACCTCCTGAGTCCCCGGGGCCACGGCTGTCAGCCCTGGGCCAGGCTTGGCTGGGGTTTGTGGTGCAGGCAGTCCAGGTGGGCATCGTCCCAGATGCTCTGCTGGTACCAGTGGCCGTCACCTATGACCTGGTTCCAGATGCACTGTGTGACATATACCAT GCCTCGGCCCCCCTGGGGCTGTGGACAGGAGCTCTGGCTGTGCTACGTAGCCTGTGGAGCCACTGGGGCTGCAGCCGCCGGATCTGCTCCAGGGTGCACCTAGCTCAGCCCTTCTCCCTGCAG GAATACATCGTCAGTGCCAGAAGCTGCTGGGGCGGCCGGCAGACCCTGGAGCAGCTACTGCAGCCCATCGTGCTGGGCCAATG TACTGCCGTCCCAGACACTGAGAAGGAGCAGGAGTGGACTCCCATAACTGGGCCTCTCCTGGCCCTCAAGGAAGAGGACCAGCTCCTGGTCAGGAGACTGAGCTGTCATGTCCTGAGTG CCAGTGTGGGGAGTGCTGCGGTGATGAGCACGGCCATCATGGCGACACTGCTGCTCTTCAAGCACCAGAAG GGCGTGTTCCTGTCACAGCTCCTGGGGGAGTTCTCCTGGCTGACGGAGGAGATACTGTTGCGTGGCTTTGATGTAGGCTTCTCTGGGCAGCTGCGGAGCCTGCTGAAGCACTCTCTGAGCCTGCTGCGGGCGCACGTGGCCCTGCTGCACATCCGCCAGGGCGACTTGCTGGTGGTGCCGCGGCCTGGCCCAGGCCTCACGCAGCTGGCACGGCTGAGTGCTGAGCTGCTGCCCGTCTTCCTGAGCGAGGCTGTGGGCG CCTGTGCAGTACGGGGGCTGCTGGCAGGCAGAGTGCCGCCCCAGGGGCCCTGGGAGCTGCAGGGCATATTACTGCTGAGCCAGAATGAGCTGTACCGCCAGATCCTGCTGCTGATGCACCTGCTGCCGCAAGACCTGCTGCTGCTAAAG CCCTGCCAGTCTTCCTACTGCTACTGTCAGGAGGTGCTGGACCGGCTCATCCAGTGCGGGCTCCTGGTCGCTGAGGAG ACCCCAGGCTCCCGGTCAGCTTGTGACACAGGGCGACAGCGACTGAGCAGGAAGCTGCTGTGGAAACCAAGTGGGGACTTTACTGATAGTGACAGTGATGATTTTGAAGAGGCTGAGGGCCGGTACTTCAGG CTCAGCCAGCAGTCACACTGCCCagacttctttctcttcctctgccgCCTGCTCAGCCCACTGCTCaaggcctttgcacaggctgcCGCCTTCCTCCACCAGGGCCAGCTGCCCGATACTG AGTCGGGCTACACAGAACAGCTGTTCCAGTTCCTCCAGGCCACCGCCCAGGAAGAAGGGATCTTTG aGTGTGCGGACCCAAAGCTCGCCATCAGTGCTATCTGGACCTTCAGAGACCTAGGG GGCTGGCGTGATGGTGTCTCATTAAGACCCTGGGATTTACTTGGTGTCTTCCAGCAACATACGTG GTTCTGCAGCAGATGCCGAGCCCTGCAGGCCCCAGGCTCCACCTGTCCCCTACTTTTGCCAGCCGGGAGAATCAGCAAAGACTAG